A single Rubrivivax gelatinosus IL144 DNA region contains:
- a CDS encoding FUSC family protein: protein MSDWSTRLVQLARAEWQHLTQVQRSDRLWQMPVAAALATGLPLLVGAWFGHIEFGLVSSLGGMVFVHTPNTPMQHRMVVLMACAFAMSACYATGVICHFAPGWAVPAIAFLTAVVTMLVRLYSMGPPGSLFFVMAAAIGAYTPVQVEDLPRSVGLLFLGAFLAVLIAFAYSLWALRLRAPQEPPEPAPPSFDFVVFDSVVIGAFVGLSLALAQALGLSRPYWVPVTCLAVIQGASLRAVWIRQLHRVLGTAAGLMVAWAILSLPLGPWSVAFVLMGLSFVIEISVVRHYGLAVMFITPLTILLADAAHLGAVAPGPLVQARFADTAVGCAVALLGAWCLHDRRFRVLVGRPMRRLIPPRLLR, encoded by the coding sequence ATGAGCGATTGGAGTACCCGCCTCGTCCAGCTGGCGCGCGCCGAATGGCAGCACCTGACCCAGGTGCAGCGCAGCGACCGCCTCTGGCAGATGCCGGTGGCCGCCGCGCTGGCCACCGGGCTGCCGCTGCTCGTCGGCGCCTGGTTCGGCCACATCGAGTTCGGCCTCGTGTCCTCGCTCGGCGGCATGGTCTTCGTGCATACGCCGAACACGCCGATGCAGCACCGCATGGTCGTGCTGATGGCCTGCGCCTTCGCGATGAGTGCCTGCTACGCCACCGGCGTGATCTGCCACTTCGCGCCCGGCTGGGCGGTGCCGGCGATCGCCTTCCTCACCGCCGTCGTGACGATGCTCGTGCGGCTGTACTCGATGGGCCCGCCGGGCAGCCTGTTCTTCGTGATGGCCGCGGCCATCGGCGCCTACACACCGGTGCAGGTCGAGGACCTGCCGCGTTCGGTGGGCCTGCTGTTCCTGGGCGCTTTCCTGGCGGTGCTGATCGCCTTCGCCTACAGCCTGTGGGCGCTGCGGCTGCGGGCGCCGCAGGAGCCGCCCGAACCCGCGCCGCCGAGCTTCGACTTCGTCGTCTTCGACTCGGTCGTCATCGGCGCCTTCGTCGGCCTGTCGCTGGCGCTGGCGCAGGCGCTGGGGCTGTCGCGGCCGTACTGGGTGCCGGTGACCTGCCTGGCGGTGATCCAGGGCGCGTCGCTGCGCGCGGTGTGGATCCGACAGCTGCACCGCGTGCTGGGCACCGCCGCCGGGCTGATGGTCGCCTGGGCCATCCTGTCGCTGCCGCTGGGGCCGTGGAGCGTGGCTTTCGTGCTGATGGGGCTCAGCTTCGTCATCGAGATCAGCGTCGTGCGCCACTACGGGCTGGCAGTGATGTTCATCACGCCGCTGACCATCCTGCTGGCCGACGCCGCGCACCTGGGCGCGGTGGCGCCGGGGCCGCTGGTGCAGGCGCGCTTCGCCGACACCGCGGTCGGCTGCGCCGTCGCGCTGCTCGGCGCCTGGTGCCTGCACGACCGGCGCTTCCGCGTGCTCGTCGGCCGGCCGATGCGGCGGCTGATCCCGCCGCGGCTGCTGCGCTGA
- a CDS encoding TIGR01212 family radical SAM protein (This family includes YhcC from E. coli K-12, an uncharacterized radical SAM protein.) — protein sequence MNLDDVVNTLGRHLKARYGERVRKLSLNAGFGCPNRDGTLGRGGCTFCSVLSFAADDGDAPLAQQLAERRAELKRAARYIAYFQAYTNTYAEVETLTRLYAEATASPDVVGLAVGTRPDCVPDAVLALLAGYRERGYEVWLELGLQSAHDETLARVNRGHGWAAYADAVARARAAGVPVCTHLILGLPGETDAHAVTTLERVLDAGAEGLKLHPLMITRGSRLAVAHKRGEIEPPELPAYAALVGELIRRTPPELVFHRVSATARAPTLVAPAWCSTVWPAMQAIRADLDLHGGQGTRLQATAA from the coding sequence GTGAACCTCGATGACGTCGTCAATACGCTGGGCCGCCACCTGAAGGCGCGCTACGGCGAACGCGTGCGCAAGCTGTCGCTGAACGCCGGCTTCGGCTGCCCCAACCGCGACGGCACGCTGGGCCGCGGCGGCTGCACCTTCTGCAGCGTGCTGTCCTTCGCCGCCGACGACGGCGACGCGCCGCTGGCGCAGCAACTGGCCGAACGCCGCGCCGAGCTCAAGCGCGCGGCGCGCTACATCGCCTACTTCCAGGCCTACACCAACACTTATGCCGAGGTCGAGACGCTGACGCGGCTGTACGCCGAGGCCACCGCCAGCCCCGACGTCGTCGGCCTGGCCGTCGGCACACGGCCGGACTGCGTGCCCGACGCGGTGCTGGCGCTGCTGGCCGGCTATCGCGAACGCGGCTACGAGGTCTGGCTGGAACTGGGCCTGCAGAGCGCGCACGACGAGACGCTGGCACGCGTGAACCGCGGCCACGGCTGGGCGGCTTATGCCGACGCGGTGGCGCGCGCGCGCGCTGCCGGCGTGCCGGTCTGCACCCACCTGATCCTCGGCCTGCCCGGCGAGACCGACGCGCATGCCGTCACGACGCTGGAGCGTGTGCTCGACGCCGGCGCCGAAGGCCTGAAGCTGCACCCGCTGATGATCACGCGCGGCAGCCGGCTGGCCGTCGCGCACAAACGCGGCGAGATCGAACCGCCCGAGTTGCCGGCTTATGCGGCGCTGGTCGGCGAGCTGATCCGGCGCACGCCGCCGGAGCTGGTGTTCCACCGCGTCAGCGCCACCGCGCGCGCGCCGACGCTGGTCGCGCCCGCCTGGTGCAGCACGGTCTGGCCGGCGATGCAGGCGATCCGCGCCGACCTGGACCTGCACGGCGGCCAGGGCACGCGCCTGCAGGCGACCGCGGCCTGA
- a CDS encoding fructosamine kinase family protein — protein MDCRVAAALAARLGGAWHVRTLGASGFTATWRADGAGGPLFVKTLPAADADTLAAEADGLQALAATTTVRVPAVAGCWIDDGLALLALEWLELRGSPDGARLGAALGALHAAPAEGGGRFGWRRDNRLGSTVQRNAWSSAGGLDGWIEFFGQRRLMAMHQALAAAGAPAALGHAVEAVVAALPRFFDDGHLPRASLIHGDLWSGNHGALADGTPVVYDPAVSVSDAEAELAMLELFGSPPPGFWPAYRATAGLAPGYERRRPLYQLHHLLNHALLFGGGYVAQSLRLAERLSRTA, from the coding sequence ATGGACTGCCGCGTCGCCGCCGCGCTCGCCGCCCGCCTGGGCGGCGCCTGGCACGTGCGCACGCTGGGCGCCAGCGGCTTCACCGCCACCTGGCGCGCCGACGGCGCGGGCGGGCCGCTGTTCGTCAAGACGCTGCCGGCGGCCGACGCCGACACGCTGGCCGCCGAGGCCGACGGGCTGCAGGCGCTCGCCGCCACGACCACCGTGCGCGTGCCGGCGGTCGCCGGCTGCTGGATCGACGACGGCCTGGCGCTGCTGGCCCTGGAGTGGCTGGAGCTGCGCGGCAGCCCCGACGGCGCACGCCTGGGCGCCGCGCTGGGCGCGCTGCACGCCGCGCCGGCCGAAGGCGGCGGCCGCTTCGGCTGGCGGCGCGACAACCGCCTGGGCAGCACCGTGCAGCGCAACGCCTGGAGCAGCGCCGGCGGGCTGGACGGCTGGATCGAGTTCTTCGGCCAGCGCCGCCTGATGGCGATGCACCAGGCGCTGGCCGCCGCCGGCGCGCCCGCCGCGCTGGGCCACGCGGTCGAGGCTGTCGTCGCCGCGCTGCCGCGTTTCTTCGACGACGGCCATCTGCCACGCGCCAGCCTGATCCACGGCGACCTGTGGAGCGGTAACCACGGTGCGCTGGCCGATGGCACGCCGGTGGTCTACGACCCCGCGGTCTCGGTCTCGGACGCCGAAGCCGAGCTGGCGATGCTGGAGCTCTTCGGCTCGCCGCCGCCGGGCTTCTGGCCGGCCTACCGCGCCACGGCCGGGCTGGCCCCGGGCTACGAGCGGCGCCGGCCGCTGTACCAGCTGCACCACCTGCTGAACCACGCGCTGCTGTTCGGCGGAGGCTACGTCGCGCAGTCGCTGCGGCTGGCCGAGCGGCTCTCACGCACCGCCTGA
- a CDS encoding AI-2E family transporter, with amino-acid sequence MPFPPADPPHPEESERLVVLPAGLATAIAIALAVAALYLGQAILVPFALAVLLAFVLDPLVTRLRRAWLPRAAAVAIVIAATVGVLGGLSLFVGSQVAELGRDLPSYQSTIQKKLRTLRQAVVLNGGSLGGASRVVDVVEREFDAARRALHPGQPAAADAPMRVRVDPAPASPLEALADVALPVLTPLATAGVALVFLVFILIDRSDLRERLLRFAGADLRRATAAVDEAARRVSRYLTVQLGVNLGFGAALGLGLWLIGVPGALLWGVLGAVLRYVPYVGGLVAAVCPALMAFAVDDGWSLLLWTLALVLALEIVINSLVEPWLYGASAGIARVALLLSAAFWAALWGPVGLLLATPITVCLVVMGRHLRPLRFLEHLLGATPVFDAPTRLYQRLLAGDVEEAIELAEQEVRSGSLQAFLRDTGVPALQQASLAHARSGAEHRHRVVSGMAALLHELRQSSPAPAPAEGAARVLCIGLRSELDSLAAEMLALTLAAAGADARHVPAAGLSVEQIGRLPLDGVDAVVLSAFNPAPEVNARFVCRRLRRREPGLRIVLAPWNAATTLRTPEAAADLGVDHVAATLDEAALQALPPRTAGEAAPEAPRTLPAGELQAALTPVLQRAVDVFDAPVASLALRDRRCLVSPGADAALGTAASRLAAEAAAAFQHTSVAAGALPDPQQTLGGLVASVAPLLDDAGGLRGALVVARAGPRGATPGELRLLQSLAQEAARAVASSSDGEPPAPAASAALTPPGQPATA; translated from the coding sequence ATGCCGTTCCCGCCCGCCGACCCACCCCACCCCGAGGAAAGCGAACGCCTCGTCGTCCTGCCCGCCGGGCTGGCGACGGCGATCGCCATCGCGCTAGCCGTCGCCGCGCTCTACCTCGGCCAGGCGATCCTGGTGCCGTTCGCGCTGGCGGTGCTGCTGGCCTTCGTGCTCGACCCGCTGGTGACGCGGCTGCGCCGCGCCTGGCTGCCGCGTGCGGCGGCGGTGGCGATCGTCATCGCGGCGACGGTCGGCGTGCTCGGCGGGCTGTCGCTGTTCGTCGGCTCGCAGGTCGCCGAACTCGGGCGCGACCTGCCGAGCTACCAGAGCACGATCCAGAAGAAGCTGCGCACGCTGCGCCAGGCGGTGGTGCTCAACGGCGGCTCGCTGGGCGGCGCCTCGCGGGTCGTCGACGTCGTCGAGCGCGAGTTCGACGCCGCGCGCCGCGCGCTGCACCCCGGCCAGCCGGCCGCCGCCGACGCGCCGATGCGCGTCCGTGTCGACCCCGCGCCGGCTTCGCCGCTGGAGGCCCTGGCCGACGTCGCGCTGCCGGTGCTGACGCCGCTGGCCACCGCCGGCGTGGCGCTGGTGTTCCTGGTCTTCATCCTGATCGACCGCAGCGACCTGCGCGAACGCCTGCTGCGTTTTGCCGGCGCCGACCTGCGCCGCGCCACCGCCGCCGTCGACGAGGCGGCGCGCCGCGTCAGCCGCTACCTGACGGTGCAGCTCGGCGTGAACCTGGGCTTCGGCGCCGCGCTGGGCCTGGGGCTGTGGCTGATCGGCGTACCGGGTGCGCTGCTGTGGGGTGTGCTCGGCGCGGTGCTGCGCTACGTGCCTTACGTCGGCGGCCTGGTCGCGGCGGTCTGCCCGGCGCTGATGGCCTTCGCGGTCGACGACGGCTGGAGCCTGCTGCTCTGGACGCTGGCCCTGGTGCTGGCGCTGGAGATCGTCATCAACAGCCTGGTCGAACCCTGGCTGTACGGCGCCAGCGCCGGCATCGCGCGTGTCGCGCTGCTGCTGTCGGCGGCCTTCTGGGCGGCGCTGTGGGGGCCGGTCGGGCTGCTGCTGGCGACGCCGATCACGGTCTGCCTGGTCGTCATGGGCCGCCACCTGCGGCCGCTGAGGTTCCTGGAGCACCTGCTCGGCGCGACGCCGGTCTTCGACGCGCCGACGCGGCTGTACCAGCGCCTGCTGGCCGGCGACGTCGAGGAGGCGATCGAACTGGCCGAGCAGGAGGTGCGCAGCGGCTCGCTGCAGGCTTTTCTGCGCGACACCGGCGTGCCGGCGCTGCAGCAGGCCAGCCTGGCGCACGCGCGCAGCGGCGCCGAGCACCGCCATCGTGTCGTCTCCGGCATGGCCGCGCTGCTCCACGAGCTGCGCCAGTCCTCGCCCGCCCCGGCGCCGGCCGAAGGCGCGGCGCGCGTGCTGTGCATCGGCCTGCGCTCAGAACTCGACTCGCTGGCCGCCGAGATGCTGGCGCTGACGCTGGCCGCCGCTGGCGCCGACGCGCGCCACGTGCCGGCCGCAGGACTCAGCGTCGAGCAGATCGGCCGCCTGCCGCTGGACGGTGTCGACGCGGTCGTGCTCTCGGCCTTCAATCCGGCGCCCGAGGTCAACGCCCGTTTCGTCTGCCGCCGCTTGCGCCGCCGCGAGCCGGGGCTGCGCATCGTGCTGGCGCCGTGGAACGCGGCGACCACGCTGCGAACGCCGGAGGCCGCTGCCGACCTGGGTGTCGACCACGTCGCCGCGACGCTGGACGAAGCGGCGCTGCAGGCCTTGCCGCCGCGCACTGCCGGCGAGGCTGCGCCCGAGGCGCCCCGCACGCTGCCGGCCGGCGAACTGCAGGCGGCGTTGACGCCGGTGCTGCAGCGCGCCGTCGACGTGTTCGACGCGCCGGTGGCCTCGCTGGCCTTGCGCGACAGGCGCTGCCTCGTGTCGCCCGGCGCCGACGCGGCGCTCGGCACGGCGGCCTCGCGCCTGGCCGCCGAAGCCGCCGCCGCCTTCCAGCACACGAGCGTGGCCGCCGGTGCGCTGCCCGATCCGCAGCAGACGCTGGGCGGGCTGGTCGCGTCGGTCGCGCCGCTGCTCGACGACGCCGGCGGCCTGCGCGGCGCCCTCGTCGTCGCCCGCGCCGGGCCGCGCGGCGCGACGCCGGGCGAGCTGCGGCTGCTGCAGTCGCTGGCCCAGGAGGCCGCGCGTGCCGTGGCCAGCAGCAGCGACGGCGAGCCGCCCGCGCCGGCCGCCTCGGCCGCGCTGACGCCCCCGGGCCAGCCGGCGACGGCCTGA
- a CDS encoding MlaE family ABC transporter permease: MSAPEAGERQARAEWQADGGNAVLQLAGDWRGMPAELPAPPGDARRLRVQAQDITWDARLASALWQLLQPLAAESRELKLDGLPPGLARILTLALPAPRAAAAPPPAPRSRRPHWVTELGHQSHDAWERALATLRFVGELVLAFGRLLRGRSDMRGADFAWQLDQCGPRSVPIVSLVCALVGLIVAYMGAVQLARFGAQVFIADLVTIGVVREIAPLITAVILSGRVGAAFAAQIGSMVAAEEVDALRTLGIAPVDHLALPRVLALAVVTPLLAAYGAIVAMLMGGLVAVAIFGVEPLAYLNNSERALAVEHVAIGLVKAACYGVLVGIAGCRQGLAAGRSAQAVGAATTKSVVQSIVWIVIAASALTVLFQRLGW; this comes from the coding sequence GTGAGCGCGCCCGAAGCCGGAGAGCGCCAGGCACGCGCCGAGTGGCAGGCCGACGGCGGCAACGCCGTGCTGCAACTGGCCGGCGACTGGCGCGGCATGCCCGCCGAACTGCCCGCCCCGCCCGGCGACGCCCGCCGCCTGCGCGTGCAGGCCCAGGACATCACCTGGGACGCCCGCCTCGCCTCGGCGCTGTGGCAGCTGCTGCAGCCGCTGGCCGCCGAGTCGCGCGAGCTGAAGCTCGACGGCCTGCCGCCCGGCCTGGCGCGCATCCTCACGCTGGCGCTGCCAGCGCCGCGAGCCGCGGCGGCGCCGCCGCCCGCCCCACGCTCGCGACGTCCGCACTGGGTCACCGAACTCGGCCACCAGAGCCACGACGCCTGGGAGCGCGCGCTCGCGACCCTGCGTTTCGTCGGCGAGCTGGTGCTGGCCTTCGGCCGGCTGCTGCGCGGCCGCAGCGACATGCGCGGCGCCGACTTCGCCTGGCAGCTCGACCAGTGCGGCCCGCGCAGCGTGCCCATCGTGTCGCTGGTCTGCGCGCTGGTCGGCCTGATCGTCGCCTACATGGGCGCGGTGCAGCTGGCACGTTTCGGCGCCCAGGTCTTCATCGCCGACCTGGTGACGATAGGCGTCGTGCGCGAGATCGCGCCGCTGATCACGGCCGTGATCCTGTCGGGCCGCGTCGGCGCGGCCTTCGCGGCGCAGATCGGCAGCATGGTCGCCGCCGAGGAGGTCGACGCGCTGCGCACGCTGGGCATCGCGCCGGTGGATCACCTCGCGCTGCCGCGCGTGCTGGCGCTGGCCGTCGTGACGCCGCTGCTGGCGGCCTACGGCGCGATCGTCGCGATGCTGATGGGCGGGCTGGTCGCGGTGGCGATCTTCGGCGTCGAGCCGCTGGCCTACCTGAACAACAGCGAGCGCGCGCTGGCCGTCGAGCATGTCGCCATCGGCCTGGTGAAAGCCGCCTGCTACGGCGTGCTGGTCGGCATCGCCGGCTGCCGCCAGGGGCTGGCCGCGGGCCGCAGCGCCCAGGCCGTCGGCGCGGCGACGACGAAGTCGGTCGTGCAGTCCATCGTCTGGATCGTCATCGCGGCCTCGGCGCTGACGGTGCTGTTCCAGCGCCTGGGCTGGTGA
- a CDS encoding ABC transporter ATP-binding protein: protein MSAHGAPLVRAERLTMAFGTNVVQRDLDFEIRRDEVFVIAGASGCGKSTLLRHLVGLQPPAAGRVLHGGHDLYAADDAELATLRHGFGVMFQAGALWTSMSVGENVMLPLQLFTTMDEARREAEARFKLALVGLDGSFDAEPSALSGGMRKRAAIARAMALDPPLLFLDEPSAGLDPLTSARLDELILQLRDDFGTTVVMVTHELESLMAVGDRLLFLDAQTKTATALGPPHELARSGPQSVREFLARGKPA from the coding sequence GTGAGCGCGCACGGCGCCCCGCTCGTGCGTGCCGAGCGCCTGACGATGGCCTTCGGCACGAACGTCGTGCAGCGCGACCTGGACTTCGAGATCCGCCGCGACGAAGTCTTCGTCATCGCCGGCGCCAGCGGCTGCGGCAAGAGCACGCTGCTGCGCCACCTCGTCGGGCTGCAGCCGCCGGCAGCCGGGCGCGTGCTGCACGGCGGCCACGACCTCTACGCCGCCGACGACGCCGAACTCGCCACGCTGCGCCACGGCTTCGGCGTGATGTTCCAGGCCGGCGCGCTGTGGACCTCGATGAGCGTGGGAGAGAACGTGATGCTGCCGCTGCAGCTCTTCACGACGATGGACGAGGCGCGCCGCGAAGCCGAGGCGCGCTTCAAACTCGCCCTCGTCGGCCTGGACGGCAGCTTCGACGCCGAGCCCTCGGCGCTCAGCGGCGGCATGCGCAAACGCGCCGCCATCGCGCGGGCGATGGCGCTGGACCCGCCGCTGCTCTTCCTCGACGAGCCCTCGGCCGGGCTGGACCCGCTGACCTCGGCGCGGCTGGACGAGCTGATACTGCAGCTGCGCGACGACTTCGGCACCACCGTCGTGATGGTCACCCACGAGCTGGAGAGCCTGATGGCCGTCGGCGACCGCCTGCTGTTCCTGGACGCGCAGACCAAGACCGCGACCGCGCTCGGCCCGCCGCACGAGCTGGCCCGCAGCGGCCCGCAGTCGGTACGCGAGTTCCTCGCCCGCGGGAAGCCGGCATGA
- a CDS encoding MlaD family protein produces MKRRANPTLIGAFVLGALLLLGAAAFAIGGGRLFARTDRAVMHFSGSVFGLPVGAPVVFRGVRVGKVESVEIRHDPSSDQFSIPVFVELDRGAIRNLDGRSAEDQPRLALPALVERGLRAKLSMQSLLTGQLYVDLDLRPDEARSRRGAYPGLVEIPTSETTIQNLKAQLDGLDVKRLVDDVAAIAASARAIVAGPQLGQALNDLQQITANLREVSEQLERRLGPLADGAQGALGSTDAAMRRLGSAADGVRASAERLDTLLAPDSPLMAQLQRSAEELATAAAGLRRATAEDSSLMRGTDRTLQDVSRAARAVRELADLLERHPEALLRGRAPDAEESRR; encoded by the coding sequence ATGAAGCGGCGCGCCAACCCGACGCTGATCGGCGCCTTCGTGCTCGGCGCGCTGCTGCTGCTGGGCGCGGCGGCCTTCGCGATCGGCGGCGGGCGGCTGTTCGCTCGCACCGACCGTGCGGTGATGCACTTCAGCGGCTCGGTCTTCGGCCTGCCGGTCGGCGCGCCGGTGGTCTTTCGCGGCGTGCGGGTCGGCAAGGTCGAGTCGGTCGAGATCCGCCACGATCCGAGCAGCGACCAGTTCTCCATCCCGGTCTTCGTCGAGCTCGACCGCGGTGCGATCCGCAACCTCGACGGGCGCAGCGCCGAGGACCAGCCGCGGCTGGCGCTGCCGGCGCTGGTCGAACGCGGGCTGCGCGCCAAGCTGTCGATGCAGAGCCTGCTGACCGGCCAGCTCTACGTCGACCTGGACCTGCGGCCCGACGAAGCGCGTTCGCGCCGCGGTGCTTACCCCGGGCTGGTCGAGATCCCGACCTCGGAGACCACGATCCAGAACCTGAAGGCCCAGCTCGACGGCCTGGACGTCAAGCGCCTGGTCGACGACGTCGCCGCGATCGCCGCGTCGGCGCGTGCGATCGTCGCCGGCCCGCAGCTCGGCCAGGCCTTGAACGACCTGCAGCAGATCACCGCCAACCTGCGCGAAGTGAGCGAGCAGCTCGAACGCCGGCTGGGGCCGCTGGCCGACGGCGCCCAGGGCGCGCTGGGCAGCACCGACGCGGCGATGCGCCGGCTGGGCAGCGCCGCCGACGGCGTGCGCGCCTCGGCCGAACGGCTGGACACGCTGCTGGCACCCGATTCGCCGCTGATGGCGCAGCTGCAGCGCAGCGCCGAGGAACTGGCCACCGCCGCCGCCGGGCTGCGCCGCGCCACCGCCGAGGACTCGTCGCTGATGCGCGGCACCGACCGCACGCTGCAAGACGTGTCGCGCGCCGCGCGCGCCGTGCGCGAACTCGCCGACCTGCTCGAACGCCACCCCGAGGCGCTGCTGCGCGGCCGTGCCCCCGACGCCGAGGAGTCCCGCCGATGA
- a CDS encoding PqiC family protein gives MSPAPCPLRRRLVAGAALVLAGCAAAPTPPRRLYRLDSAAPGPVPEASPAAEVWALSPTVALPEYLQRDAILVAAGDTRLQSLDGERWAEPLRDALPRVLRADLERLRGPGSIWLAPLPAGLQAARVLRVELAELHAQAAPPGVRCVARWWLEDPAGRQPPRAGSAALLEPSAGSAAEDIVRAHRRVLWRLAERIAAG, from the coding sequence ATGAGCCCTGCACCCTGCCCGCTGCGCCGCCGCCTGGTGGCCGGTGCTGCCCTCGTGCTCGCCGGCTGCGCCGCCGCGCCGACGCCACCGCGGCGCCTGTACCGGCTGGACAGCGCCGCGCCCGGCCCGGTGCCCGAGGCGTCGCCCGCTGCCGAGGTCTGGGCGCTGTCGCCGACGGTGGCACTGCCGGAGTATCTGCAGCGCGACGCGATCCTCGTCGCCGCCGGCGACACGCGGCTGCAGTCGCTGGACGGCGAACGCTGGGCCGAGCCGCTGCGCGACGCGCTGCCGCGCGTGCTGCGCGCCGACCTGGAGCGCCTGCGCGGGCCGGGCAGCATCTGGCTGGCGCCGCTGCCGGCGGGCCTGCAGGCGGCGCGCGTGCTGCGCGTCGAACTGGCCGAGCTGCACGCCCAGGCCGCGCCGCCGGGCGTGCGCTGCGTCGCACGCTGGTGGCTCGAAGACCCTGCCGGGCGCCAGCCGCCGCGTGCCGGCAGCGCGGCACTGCTGGAGCCGAGCGCCGGCAGCGCCGCCGAGGACATCGTGCGCGCCCACCGCCGCGTGCTGTGGCGGCTGGCCGAGCGCATCGCCGCGGGCTGA
- a CDS encoding pyridoxamine 5'-phosphate oxidase family protein, producing MKISPQTTEDGRRLAAKLEGQRVAMLTLEENGELTSRPLTPLELDDHGRFWFFVSRRTMQPLLGHGAREANLAFVDVPRGVYASLPGQVDLVDSPELKAALWTAAARPWFPDGEHDPDLVLLKFAPRRAEAWDGPHSAVVRLAAMAASVVAARPIGLGDHERLGGLPRD from the coding sequence ATGAAGATCTCGCCCCAGACCACCGAGGACGGTCGACGCCTGGCCGCCAAGCTCGAAGGCCAGCGTGTCGCGATGCTGACGCTGGAAGAGAACGGCGAGCTGACGAGCCGGCCGCTGACGCCGCTGGAACTCGACGACCACGGCCGCTTCTGGTTCTTCGTCTCGCGCCGCACGATGCAGCCCTTGCTGGGCCACGGCGCGCGCGAAGCCAACCTGGCCTTCGTCGACGTCCCGCGCGGCGTCTACGCCTCGCTGCCCGGTCAGGTGGACCTGGTCGACAGCCCCGAGCTGAAGGCGGCGCTGTGGACCGCGGCCGCGAGGCCTTGGTTCCCCGACGGCGAGCACGACCCCGACCTGGTGCTGCTGAAGTTCGCACCGCGCCGCGCCGAGGCCTGGGACGGGCCACACAGCGCCGTCGTGCGCCTTGCGGCGATGGCCGCTTCGGTGGTCGCCGCACGGCCGATCGGGCTCGGCGACCACGAACGGCTGGGCGGCCTGCCCCGCGACTGA
- a CDS encoding DUF1328 domain-containing protein has protein sequence MLQLAVVFFVIALVAGALGFTGVAVGAAQVAQLLFVVFLLLALGSFVLDALRRRRSRKVSR, from the coding sequence ATGCTGCAACTGGCCGTCGTCTTCTTCGTCATCGCGCTGGTCGCGGGCGCGCTGGGTTTCACCGGCGTCGCCGTGGGTGCGGCGCAGGTGGCGCAGCTGCTGTTCGTGGTCTTCCTGCTGCTGGCGCTGGGCAGCTTCGTGCTCGACGCGCTGCGCCGCCGCCGCTCGCGCAAGGTGTCGCGATGA